The sequence CAACAGAATTTATTTCTTTTCAATTGATGAGAAAACAGGAGGCTCATATCGGACAAGTAAAACGATTATTCATTACAGACTTTCAAATGGAACTGTCAAAGCAGAGCTTTTTAGCGGAGAGGCATCAGAAGCATTGGCAACTTCAACGTATGGGCAAATATATCTGCTCGACAGTCTGACTCAAAAATATTTTGTAATTGGAGGTGTACAAGTTTGCAATACTTGCAAAGTTTTATTGGCTCTTACGATACAGCTTGACAAAAATTCAATAAATACAGAACTGATTGCGAAATATGACGGAAGATATTATGATTTAAAAGTTTTTGACTACGACAGTACTGTAAAAGAGTTTAATTATGAATTTTATGCCGCAGAAAATGACGATTCCCTTTACGGAGGAGATAATGAAAAAACAGGATTAAAACACAGGTATAAAAGCAAGTTCAAATATATAAACGCAAAATTTTCAGAAATTGAAAACTTTGAATTTTGGGACGAGAAAGAATAAAAAAATGAACCACACAAAAATATATCATCAGGAGATTTTAATTTTTATTGTATGAAAAATATACTTCCTTTTTTAATAGCGGTATTCATATCGGGCAATGCTTTGGGGCAAGCCTATCCCGACTGCAATGATTTAACGGTTGAATCAATAAACATAGATACAGCAGGCGATTTGTTAATTACTACCCGAAATACTTGTTATAGTTGTGCTTATGATTTAACAGGTTGCTTGTACTCTGAAATGATAGTTGTCAGAGCCGTTGCTCCTTTTGACACTCTTGCAGCTACGAATTGTTATTGTCTGCATTGGGACGACCCGAATACAAATGGCGAGCTACAAACATTTATATTGAATACCAATATTACTACATTGCCTTCCGTTTCAGAAATTCAGGTTCGTATGGTAGGTTGCGGCTGCGATACCATTCCTTTTAGCCAAACCTTATCAAGTGTAGCAACGGAAATAATAGAAAACAACTACTCTATTTTTCCCAACCCGACTAAAAATGAAATAAACATTGACAATATTCCAAAAGGTTCAACAATACAGATTACGGACATTAGCGGAAAAACTGTTTA comes from Bacteroidia bacterium and encodes:
- a CDS encoding T9SS type A sorting domain-containing protein — protein: MKNILPFLIAVFISGNALGQAYPDCNDLTVESINIDTAGDLLITTRNTCYSCAYDLTGCLYSEMIVVRAVAPFDTLAATNCYCLHWDDPNTNGELQTFILNTNITTLPSVSEIQVRMVGCGCDTIPFSQTLSSVATEIIENNYSIFPNPTKNEINIDNIPKGSTIQITDISGKTVYKIVNTENEQTIINTTEFVNGVYIIRIEHNGTFANEKFIINK